A segment of the Thermoplasmatales archaeon genome:
TATATTTTTTGGTTATTCTATAAGCGAATATTCTTGAAATTGCTTCATTTGCCTTTCTTCCAACAAGAGTATGGAAGATTATATATCTTAAACCCTCTTTCTCAAAAATTTCCACAAGCAAGTTTTTGTCATCTGGAATAAAAAAATGATTTTGCTCCATAAAATAGTTTTCTATAGCAATTGCGGTCTTTTCATCAATCTTATATTCATTTTTTAAATAATTTTTGACATCCTCACCCCTTTCTATCATTTTCTTTATTTTTCTCCTAAATTTTGATATTTCCATTGCCAAATCAAAGCTCAGGGGAAGTTGCTCTGAAAACCATGATGGAATGGTAGGACTGGTGTTCGGCTTTGGAATAACAAAAATACTCATTTCTCTTGATTTAACAAATTCATAAGTATTCCCCGCAAGAACAAATATATCTCCTTTCTTCAACCTCTCAGCAAAAGGCTCCTCAACTTTCCCAACATAATGGTAATCAGTTGTATAAACTTTTATTGCTACTTCATCAGGAATTGTGCCAGTATTGAGATAATATATTGGGCGTGCCATCTTCCCCCGCCTACCGAAGACGCCATCCTTTTCATCGAACCATATCTTTCCATAAACTTTTTTTTCTTCGAGCTCTTCATGCTCACCCGCGAGGTAGTGAAGTAATCTTATTAAATCGCTTTTTGGTAAATTTCTGTAGGGATATGCTTTTCTTATCAAGGAATATGCTTCTTCCACACTCCATTTTTTCTCTATTGCCATTCCAACTATATGCTGGGCAAGGACATCAAGAGCATTATTTGGTATTTTAACTTTATCAAGTCTTCCTTCTCTTGCTTCTTTTGCAAGAACAACACATTCAACCAGATCATCCCTATCAAGAACAACTATCCTTCCTTTTGATGTTTCATGCAGGAAATGCCCGCTCCTGCCTATTCTCTGCAATGCTCTTGTAACACTTTTAGGAGAGCCGAGCAAAATTACTAAATCTATATAACCAATATCAATTCCCAGTTCCAGGCTTGTTGAAGATACAACACACTTCAACTCACCCTTTTTTAATCTTTCCTCAACTCTTAACCTAACATCTCTTGAAAGAGAACCATGATGGGCTTCTATTTTATTTTCTAAATCTTTAAATTTGCTTTTAAGATGAAAAACAACTCTTTCAGTTGCACTCCTTGTATTTGTAAAAATTAATGTTGTTTTATGCTCTTTTATTAATTTATAAAGCAAACTGTATAAAGCATCTGATAAATCTTTTGAAGAAGTGTATATTAAATCATCTACAGGAGAAATAACTTTTAAATCCATTTTTTTGAGGAAATTTACATCAACAATTGTGCACTTTCTATTTACCCCGACTAAAAACTTTGCAATCTCTTCCATCGGGTGAATTGTTGCGGATAAACCAATCCTTATTGGCTCTTTTTCCATCCTGTATGCAAGTCTTTCAAGGGACAAGGAGAGATGAACCCCTCTTTTATTATCAGCAAGAGCATGAACTTCATCAACTATAATCCATTTAACATCTCTTAATTTTTTAGAAAAAATCGGGGCATTCAAAATGATTGCAAGGCTTTCTGGGGTTGTTATTAATATATGTGGTGTTTTTTCTTTTTGTTTTTGCCTATCCCTGGAGAGAGTATCACCAGTCCTCACACCTATTCTTATCTCTTCCTTTATATCATATTCCTCATAAATCTCTTTTAAAGGCTCTCTCAGATTTCTTTCAATATCATTGTTTAAAGCTTTGAGAGGAGAAACATATAATATGTATATTTTATCTTCAAGCTTCCCTTCTTTTGCTAAAATAAGTAATTCATTTATTCCCGCAAGAAAAGCGGAAAGGGTTTTTCCTGAGCCTGTTGGAGAGGAAATTAAAGTATTATTTCCATTATGAATTTCCATTATTGCGTATCTCTGTGCTGGAGTAAAGCCCCCAAATTTTTTTCTAAACCATTCTCTAATCTCTGGAACAAATATGCGGTATATTTCCTCATCAGTGTATTCATTTTTTGCAAATTCTATCATTCTATCATTATTAAAACTTTAAATTTAAAAAGCTTTGCCAACAATATGGTAATTTTTTTCTTCAAGAATTTTCTTTATTTCAATAATTTCATCCGCTATCTCCTCCCTAAATCCTGGCATCCTTCTGCTAATTCCTTTTTCAGTTACAAAAAATGAGATTAGGTTGGAGGGAGTAAAATCAAAATAAAAATTTCTTATTTTCAAATTTTTTATCTTCTCTTTCCATATCTCCTCACCTCTTTCTTCTCTAATCATAACAAAAGGAAACCTTTTATAAGATGATGATAAAACATAAAAAGGTTTTTTCTTCGTTTTTGCAAAAAAGCAATTGGAGAGGTTCCAACTTTATTAACTATCCCATAATTCACTATTGCATCCGCCCCCACCACAATCGCATCAACTCTATCAATAAAAGAGAAAATTGCACAATCCGCAACCAAGGTAAAATTTTTTCCAGCAAGATTCTTTATAAGTTTTCTCCCTTCAAATTTTGGACGGGATTCAGAGCATATTACTTCTAAATTTTTTGATAAAATGAATTTTTCAACGGTTGAACTTCTGCTATAAGTTAAAATTTTTGAGAAATTTAATTTCATTGAATTTTTTAAAACTTCTTCTTTTGCTTTTCTAATCATCTCAAATTTTTTTATTGCATTCCTTCCATGGAGAAATGATAGATTTGCTATTCGCCATATTGAACCCATTGAAGGGTATAAGGAGAGAAATGACAGGCATTCATTGAAAATTTCTTTTTTTCCAAGAAATGCTTTTATTCTTCTGATAAAAACATCCTCTATTTCACTCGCTCCAGAAATTTTATCCTGCCTCATCCTATATAAATTCCTCCATTTACATTTATTGTTTCCCCAGTAATATAGTCAGCAAGCTCACTGGCAAGAAAAAGACAAACTTTTGCAACATCTTCTGGCTCACCAATTCTTTTAAGAGGTATTTCATTTGCCCTGCGCCTTCTTTCTTCCTCGCTGTAATTTGCTATTATATCTGTATTTATTACTCCTGGAGCAATTGCATTCACATTTATATTCGGGGCTAATTCTATAGCTAAACTTTTCATTAGGCCAAGAATTGCGGATTTTGACGCGGAATAATGTGCTCCATGTGAAGAGCCTCTTAATGCAAGCTGTGAAGAGATAAATATTATTTTACCCTTTTTCATGTATCTAAGACAGCATTTGCACATATTAAAAGAGGCCTTTAGATTAATTTTTATTGTCTCATCCCATTCCTCCTCGCTCAGCTCTTCAAACTTTCTCCTCTTATATATTCCCGCATTGTTTACTAAAATATCAATTCCTCCAAATTTCTTGACAAATTTTTCAACTATTTTATTTGCTTCTTTAAAATTTGAGACATCTCCCTTAAGTAATATTCCTTCCGAAAATATTTTAACTTCTTTCAAAACATTTTTTGCTTCATCGTCACTCTTAAAATAATTAATTCCAACTTTTGCACCATTTTTTGCAAAAAGAATTGCGGTTGCTTTTCCTATTCCCCTACTTGCTCCAGTTATTATCGCTCTTTTCCCATTCAACATTTTAGCAATTTGCACATCTTTACCACCGCTTCAACCGCATCTTTGGCTCTGTC
Coding sequences within it:
- a CDS encoding glucose 1-dehydrogenase, coding for MLNGKRAIITGASRGIGKATAILFAKNGAKVGINYFKSDDEAKNVLKEVKIFSEGILLKGDVSNFKEANKIVEKFVKKFGGIDILVNNAGIYKRRKFEELSEEEWDETIKINLKASFNMCKCCLRYMKKGKIIFISSQLALRGSSHGAHYSASKSAILGLMKSLAIELAPNINVNAIAPGVINTDIIANYSEEERRRRANEIPLKRIGEPEDVAKVCLFLASELADYITGETINVNGGIYIG
- a CDS encoding ATP-dependent helicase; this encodes MIEFAKNEYTDEEIYRIFVPEIREWFRKKFGGFTPAQRYAIMEIHNGNNTLISSPTGSGKTLSAFLAGINELLILAKEGKLEDKIYILYVSPLKALNNDIERNLREPLKEIYEEYDIKEEIRIGVRTGDTLSRDRQKQKEKTPHILITTPESLAIILNAPIFSKKLRDVKWIIVDEVHALADNKRGVHLSLSLERLAYRMEKEPIRIGLSATIHPMEEIAKFLVGVNRKCTIVDVNFLKKMDLKVISPVDDLIYTSSKDLSDALYSLLYKLIKEHKTTLIFTNTRSATERVVFHLKSKFKDLENKIEAHHGSLSRDVRLRVEERLKKGELKCVVSSTSLELGIDIGYIDLVILLGSPKSVTRALQRIGRSGHFLHETSKGRIVVLDRDDLVECVVLAKEAREGRLDKVKIPNNALDVLAQHIVGMAIEKKWSVEEAYSLIRKAYPYRNLPKSDLIRLLHYLAGEHEELEEKKVYGKIWFDEKDGVFGRRGKMARPIYYLNTGTIPDEVAIKVYTTDYHYVGKVEEPFAERLKKGDIFVLAGNTYEFVKSREMSIFVIPKPNTSPTIPSWFSEQLPLSFDLAMEISKFRRKIKKMIERGEDVKNYLKNEYKIDEKTAIAIENYFMEQNHFFIPDDKNLLVEIFEKEGLRYIIFHTLVGRKANEAISRIFAYRITKKYKVNVRIAISDNGFAIIYPSYKKEIRKEDIFSLFSTKNMDGDLTNALSDTEILKRRFRHVATRSLLVLRNYLGYEMSVAKQQRNASVLFKVVNEIDKNFPALKETYREIKEDAMDIENAKNFIRKVEKGRIKVTIATYPLPSPFSFNMVAIGSTDVVLMEDRKEMIKEMHKELMEMIKCMK